The following is a genomic window from Fusarium verticillioides 7600 chromosome 5, whole genome shotgun sequence.
GCATTATTCTGAATTCTAGAAGGGTGTTCTAGGGTAATGTCGGTCAAACTTGCGATGAATCATGTAACTCAGCGCCACGAAATTCAGCCCTATCTTGCCCTGTTTCAACTCAACTAACTGTCTGTAATCTTTGGTATGAGCCACGCGACTTTGGCTCCTTCACTTCCATCTTCTGTTCCAGGATCTACTTTTGACCGTGGATTTGCTGCTGATAGCTGTCCTCTGCCATTCTCCCCTAAAATTGGCTCAAACTCCTAATCGAATTTCTCACATGCTCACTAGATGTTTACATTTTGGGCCCCTCAGCCTGGAGGTCAAACGCCATCCCCACGGCTCCAAATGTCCCCATATGCATCGCCTGTATGACATTCTTCATCGGAGTCGCGCAATCCCCCGCTGCATAAACTCCCTTGACATTAGTGGCTCCATATGGCGGTGTCACCTTGATATCTCCGCCGGGCGACAACTCCACACCCAACTGCTCTGCAAACGGGCCATTAATCTTTGTCGGCGGCTTGTGCGCAAGGAACGCCTCGTGAGCCGAGCTTCCATCTGCAAATGTGATAGTAACGCCGCTACCTTCGGGACCAAGGGCGAGAGAAGCGATTTCCCTGTTGTCTATTGTGATGCCGGTATCCTTTTCGCCGAAGACGTCTGCCACTGCGGTCTGCATGGTAGTGATGTTTTGAGTGTAGATCACAACTTTCTGGGTCATCTGCTTGGCACTGCGTGNNNNNNNNNNNNNNNNNNNNNNNNNNNNNNNNNNNNNNNNNNNNNNNNNNNNNNNNNNNNNNNNNNNNNNNNNNNNNNNNNNNNNNNNNNNNNNNNNNNNNNNNNNNNNNNNNNNNNNNNNNNNNNNNNNNNNNNNNNNNNNNNNNNNNNNNNNNNNNNNNNNNNNNNNNNNNNNNNNNNNNNNNNNNNNNNNNNNNNNNNNNNNNNNNNNNNNNNNNNNNNNNNNNNNNNNNNNNNNNNNNNNNNNNNNNNNNNNNNNNNNNNNNNNNNNNNNNNNNNNNNNNNNNNNNNNNNNNNNNNNNNNNNNNNNNNNNNNNNNNNNNNNNNNNNNNNNNNNNNNNNNNNNNNNNNNNNNNNNNNNNNNNNNNNNNNNNNNNNNNNNNNNNNNNNNNNNNNNNNNNNNNNNNNNNNNNNNNNNNNNNNNNNNNNNNNNNNNNNNNNNNNNNNNNNNNNNNNNNNNNNNNNNNNNNNNNNNNNNNNNNNNNNNNNNNNNNNNNNNNNNNNNNNNNNNNNNNNNNNNNNNNNNNNNNNNNNNNNNNNNNNNNNNNNNCATATCCCTTGATATCAAGCGGTATATCAGTGACACCAGTAGCAAGCAAGACTCTCCTGCCAGTGAAAGTTGTCCCATCTACAGCCGTGGCAGTGAAGTCGCCCGCACTCGTCTTCTCGACCTTCGCAATTTGTCGATCCTCGAATGAGATGGTCTTGTAACGCTCCGAGATCTCCTTGCGCGTCGCAGCCCTGAAGGCAGCGGAGTCTTTGTGATCCCATGTGGGTATGGTATGCATATGCGCTGAACGCGCGTTGCGGAAGAGCGAGCTGTTAAAGACGATAGCAGTATGTAGTTGGCGAGCAAGCGCGAGAGCTGCAGATAGGCCGGCAGGACCtgcgccgatgatgaggacgtCAACCAGAGGCATTTTCGCTGTGTTGGTTATTGAGTTTTTGCTTCTGAATGTGAAATATTTGGTAACGGGGTTGGTGGTGAGTGTGTGGAGAAAAGACATGAGAATAGAGAAAGGAGAGAGTTTTATGTGATTCTTATTCTATTCTACAAGAAGGCTATGAAAATAAATCGATCCGTTTTCATCATATAGGGATTACCTCAAGGATCGAGATAACTCTCTCCAAAACCTTCCCTGGAGGGTTTTTACAGTGGAGGGTCGGCAGTCTTTGTCACACCAAGATTCACGTTCTGAGATCATGCCGGCAATGCAGGGAAGGCTAAAAGCTTCAGGGGCTAATTAGTGATCGAGAGAAAGGTTAGCGTGAGGCTAAGAATATGTTCGTACAGCAGTATCCGTACTCTGGTACGTCATATATACCTCCCGTGCCTCTCCTACGAGGCTACCAATTCTCCGGAGGCTTTATTGCTCCCGTACATGGATGCTTCGAATAGGAAGTTGAATAGTGCCTTTCTGTAAGATGGCTCTAACATGGCTCCTCACTTTAtgatatctcatctctcccGACACTTACATGGTCTCGTCTACGTGACTACAAAACCAGCTCAACCGCAATTGCACACACAACACCACCCTCTAACATGCAGAATAACGGCTCAAGATATCTTGTATCTGTAAGGCTTCGAAAAGCAGGTCACAGTAATGCTTATAAAAAGCCCCGAGGTGATGACTTGCAATGGTTCGGGCGATGCCATAATCGGACAGCTGTGTTTTTGAGGTACTCAGTGACTTTAGACTGGGGCCATCAGTAACCATCAATTCTTTCTTTTAAAAggaaaaaaggaaaaagaaggtTAACGCTGTGATGGAATCTCAAGAAGTGCTGATATTTGCCGGCATTGGAAGTGTTGTGGTGGGGTTGAGCCACTTTTGCTGTCACCGGCCTAACATCCCACCGTAAGATGGAACTAGCCGGAAACAGAACATGGTGGGAACGGCGGATACCGAGAACTAGCAAAAACCCTCCGAGGATGGTTTTCCATTAGGTAGTTTGCTGACCAGTGACGTGCTCACCCTCGCACTCGGACGGATTGTTTTGAGCCTCAGTCAACTTCCCTCTCCCCTCTTGGCACTCCAATTGCTCTCTCTCCTTGCCGTGCAGCCCGAACATTGATCc
Proteins encoded in this region:
- a CDS encoding hypothetical protein (At least one base has a quality score < 10), encoding MTQKVVIYTQNITTMQTAVADVFGEKDTGITIDNREIASLALGPEGSGVTITFADGSSAHEAFLAHKPPTKINGPFAEQLGVELSPGGDIKVTPPYGATNVKGVYAAGDCATPMKNVIQAMHMGTFGAVGMAFDLQAEGPKM